CGCGCCCGCCTCGCCCGCCTCGGCGTCCAGCGCTCCTCCCCGTACAACCCGGTCCTCGAACCACTGCTGCGGATCGTCCGGTCCAACGATCCCAAGATCGAGACGGCGACCCTCCGCCAGATCGAGCGCGCCTACCAGGTCGCCGAGCGCTGGCACCGCGGCCAGAAGCGCAAGAGCGGCGACCCGTACATCACGCACCCGCTCGCCGTCACGACGATCCTCGCCGAGCTCGGCATGGACCCGGCGACGCTGATGGCCGGTCTCCTGCACGACACCGTCGAGGACACCGAGTACGGCCTCGACACCCTCCGCCGCGACTTCGGCGACCAGGTCGCCCTGCTCGTCGACGGCGTCACCAAGCTCGACAAGGTCAAGTTCGGCGAGGCCGCGCAGGCCGAGACCGTCCGCAAGATGGTCGTCGCCATGGCCAAGGACCCGCGCGTCCTGGTCATCAAGCTCGCCGACCGCCTGCACAACATGCGCACCATGCGCTACCTCAAGCGGGAGAAGCAGGAGAAGAAGGCCCGCGAGACCCTCGAGATCTACGCGCCCCTGGCCCACCGCCTGGGCATGAACACCATCAAGTGGGAGCTGGAGGACCTCGCCTTCGCGATCCTCTATCCCAAGATGTACGACGAGATCGTCCGGCTCGTCGCCGAGCGCGCCCCCAAGCGGGACGAATACCTCGCCATAGTGACCGACGAGGTCCAGACCGACCTGCGCGCCGCCCGTATCAAGGCCACCGTCACCGGCCGCCCCAAGCACTACTACAGCGTCTACCAGAAGATGATCGTCCGCGGCCGTGACTTCGCGGAGATCTACGACCTGGTCGGCATCCGCGTCCTCGTGGACACCGTCCGCGACTGCTACGCGGCGCTCGGCACCGTCCACGCGCGATGGAACCCGGTCCCCGGCCGGTTCAAGGACTACATCGCGATGCCGAAGTTCAACATGTACCAGTCGCTGCACACGACGGTCATCGGACCCAACGGCAAGCCCGTCGAGCTCCAGATCCGCACCTTCGACATGCACCGGCGCGCCGAGTACGGCATCGCCGCGCACTGGAAGTACAAGCAGGATCCTTCCGCCGGCGCCTCCAAGGTACGTACCGACGTGCCGAAGAAGACCGGCAAGGACGACCACCTCAACGACATGGCGTGGCTGCGCCAACTCCTCGACTGGCAGAAGGAGACCGAGGACCCCAGCGAGTTCCTGGAGTCCCTGCGCTTCGACCTCTCGCGCAACGAGGTCTTCGTCTTCACGCCCAAGGGCGACGTCATCGCGCTGCCCGCCGGGGCCACCCCCGTCGACTTCTCCTACGCGGTCCACACGGAGGTCGGACACCGCACGATAGGAGCACGGGTCAACGGGCGGCTCGTCCCGCTCGAATCGACCCTCGACAACGGCGACCTGGTGGAGGTCTTCACCTCCAAGGCCGCCGGCGCCGGACCCTCCCGCGACTGGCTCGGCTTCGTCAAGTCCCCGCGCGCCCGCAACAAGATCCGCGCCTGGTTCTCCAAGGAGCGCCGCGACGAGGCCATCGAGCAGGGCAAGGACGCCATCGCGCGGGCCATGCGCAAGCAGAACCTGCCGATCCAGCGGATCCTCACCGGCGACTCGCTCGTCACCCTCGCCCACGAGATGCGCTACAGCGACATCTCCTCGCTGTACGCGGCGATCGGCGAGGGCCACGTCACCGCCCAGTCCATCGTCCAGAAGCTGGTCCAGGCGCTCGGCGGCGAAGAGGCGGCCACCGAGGACATCGACGAGGCCGCCCCGCCGACCCGCGGCCGCTCCAAGCGCCGCTCCAGCGCCGA
The sequence above is a segment of the Streptomyces sp. NBC_01255 genome. Coding sequences within it:
- a CDS encoding RelA/SpoT family protein → MPDEAQSLSAAQPDPKAEKAAPGTGTPQDKPAETGPAPETPAPAPTPAPAARPAPAAPARSGGSSNRVRARLARLGVQRSSPYNPVLEPLLRIVRSNDPKIETATLRQIERAYQVAERWHRGQKRKSGDPYITHPLAVTTILAELGMDPATLMAGLLHDTVEDTEYGLDTLRRDFGDQVALLVDGVTKLDKVKFGEAAQAETVRKMVVAMAKDPRVLVIKLADRLHNMRTMRYLKREKQEKKARETLEIYAPLAHRLGMNTIKWELEDLAFAILYPKMYDEIVRLVAERAPKRDEYLAIVTDEVQTDLRAARIKATVTGRPKHYYSVYQKMIVRGRDFAEIYDLVGIRVLVDTVRDCYAALGTVHARWNPVPGRFKDYIAMPKFNMYQSLHTTVIGPNGKPVELQIRTFDMHRRAEYGIAAHWKYKQDPSAGASKVRTDVPKKTGKDDHLNDMAWLRQLLDWQKETEDPSEFLESLRFDLSRNEVFVFTPKGDVIALPAGATPVDFSYAVHTEVGHRTIGARVNGRLVPLESTLDNGDLVEVFTSKAAGAGPSRDWLGFVKSPRARNKIRAWFSKERRDEAIEQGKDAIARAMRKQNLPIQRILTGDSLVTLAHEMRYSDISSLYAAIGEGHVTAQSIVQKLVQALGGEEAATEDIDEAAPPTRGRSKRRSSADPGVVVKGVEDVWVKLARCCTPVPGDPIIGFVTRGSGVSVHRSDCVNVESLSREPERILEVEWAPTQSSVFLVAIQVEALDRSRLLSDVTRVLSDQHVNILSAAVQTSRDRVATSRFTFEMGDPKHLGHVLKAVRGVEGVYDVYRVTSARRP